A segment of the Acidobacteriota bacterium genome:
CGCGAAGCGCGAGAAGGCCGCGGCGCCTTCCGTCTCGATCTTCGGCTCGTCGCTCCTCGAAGCGCTCAACAACCCGAAGAGCAAGCAGAAGAAGAAGTAGACTCTCTCCCGCGTTCTTTTAAATCGTCCTCGAGTCCCCTCGACCTCCGGGGGGTGAAAGAGGGAAGCGGGTGTGATTCCCGCGCGGCCCCCGCCACTGTGACCGGGGACGCGCCCGGCGAGATCCCACTGGCGGCGAGAGATCGGTTCAGCCGGTCGCGCCGCCGGGAAGGGGCCGGGCGCGGACGATCCGGGAGCCAGGAGACCTGCCCGAGGAACATCGCATCAGCGTCGCCTTCTCCGGGGCTCGGGAAGTCGCGGCTCGCCCGCCTCCGCGCGCCGGGCCCGCCGCTCCTTCCCGATGGGAGGGCGAGGCCACCGGAACGGAGGTGTTCCCTTGGTTTTCCGCGGTCTCGCCCGGCTCTCCCGCGCCCTCGTCCTGTGCCCGCTTCCGCTCCTCGCGGCGGAACCCGCCCCGCTTCCCGCCGCCGCGCCGATCGCAGCCGACGTCGTCGTCTCGGCCGAGGCCGCGCCGGAGCCTTCGGTTTCGCTCGGCGCCGCCGCGACGGTGATCGACGCCGCCGAGATCGCGCGCGCGAAGTCTGCCACCGTCCTCGACCTCCTGCGCACCGTGCCCGGACTGGACGTCGTGCAGTCGGGCGGCGCCGGCGGCGTGACGTCGCTCTTTTTGCGCGGCACCTCTTCGACGCAGACGCTCGTCCTCCTCGACGGGGTGACCCTGAACAGTCCGTACTTCGGCGGGACCGACCTCTCGGCGATCTCGACCGCGAACGTCGAGCGCGTCGAGGTCGTGCGCGGTCCGTTCTCGGCGCTCTATGGCTCGGAGGCGATCGGCGGCGTCGTGCAGATCTTCACGCGCCGGGCGGGGGACGCGGGGGTGAGCGGACACGCGAGCCTGGCGCTCGGAAATGCCGGGGGGAAAGAAGGTTCCCTGGAAGGGGGATTCTCGGAAGGTGCGCTTTCCTCCACGTTCGCCTTTCGAAGAACTCTCTCTTCCGGGGACCAATTCAACGAATTCTTCTCTGGAACGACCCTCTCGGGGGCGCTGACCACGCGGCTCGGCGAGGGCGCCACGGCGGGCGTCGTCGTCCGGCGGGACACCGGCCGGACGGGCATCCCCACGGATGGCGCCGTGCCGACGCCGCAGCGTTCGACTTCCGGCGAGACGACCACCGTCGAGGTTCCTCTTTCTCTTTCACTCGCAAAGAATCTCTCTCTCTCCGCCTCGGTCCGCTACGTCCGCGACATGCCCGGCTACGCCGATCCCGCCGACCCGTTCTTCACGTCGTCGACGACGGACGCGCGCCGCGCGGGGGGCCGTGTCGCCGCGTCGGGCACGTGGGGCGCGCACCGACTCGCGGTCGGCGCCGACTACGAGCGCACCGAGGTTTCGAGCGAGAGCAACTTCGGCGTCGCGCTGGACGGGGCGACGTCCCGCACGTTCGCGCTCTTCGCGGAGGACCGCATCGCGCTCGCGGGCGAGAAGCTCGTCGCCACGGCCGGCGCCCGCTGGGACGACCACAGCGCGTTCGGCGGCGCCGTCTCTCCGCGCGTGACGATCGCGTGGCGAGCGCTGCCGTCGCTGAAGCTCCGCGCGGCCGCGGGCTCGGCGTTCCGCGCGCCGTCGCTCGGCGAGCTCTACTACCCGTATTCGGGGAACCCAAACCTCCAGCCCGAGCGCTCCACGGGCTGGGAGGTCGGCGGCGAGCTGACGATCGCGGAAGGTGTCGTCGCGGAGGCCACGGGCTTCTGGAACGACATCCGGGACCTCATCCAGTACGACGCGCAGACCTTCTCCAACGCGAACGTCGGCCACGCGCGGACGCGAGGCGTCGAGGTGGCCGTCCGAACCGCCGTCGGCGACCGGGCCTTCCTGCGCGCCTCGTACACGTATCTCGACGCGCAGGATCTCGATCTCGACGTCCCGCTGATCCGCCGGCCCCGCAACCGCGCGTCGCTGACGGCCGGGTCCGGTTTCGGGAAGGGCGGTTCGTGGAGCGTGACCGGGATTCTCGTCGGAGCGCGGACCGACCGCGACGCGGCGGACTTCACGACGGTCGTCGAGAGCCCGTCGTACTTCCGCATGGACGCCGCGGTCACTCTGCCGCCCCTCGTCTGGTCGCTTTCGCCGTGGGTCCGGGTCACGAACGTGTTCAACCGCGAGTACGCGGAGGTGAACGGCTTCCCGGCCCCGAGCCGGCGATATCTCGCGGGGATCGAAGCGTCCTTCTGAGATCCGGTCGCGCCGGCGGGAAGGTGCTAAAACGGCGCGCGTGAGGATCCTCTCCACGCGCGCGCTTTCGACTCCCGAGCCGCTCGTCCGCGCTTTCGCGCGGCGCGTGCAGCAGGAGGGCGCCCTCGACCTGACGCAAGGCGACTACAAGAACTCGGACTTCGCGCCCCACCCGGAGGTCGTCCGCGCGGCCCAGCGCATCACGCGCAACACGGTCCACAGCTACGGGCCCGCCGTCGGCCGGATGGACGTCCGGAGCGAGATCGCGGACTTCTTCAATCGCGACGGGTTGAGGGACTACCCGACGTCCGACGTGCGGTTCCTGCCGGACGAGATCCTCTTCACGCCGGGGACGCGCGCAGGGCTCGCGATCGTCCTCGAGGTCCTCGGCGCGGACGGGTCGGGCGTCGTCGTGCCGCGGCCGAGCTGGGAGTACGACTGGTTCATCGAGCGCGCGGGCAAGCGCGTCGTGGAGCTGCCGACGGACGCGCCCGGCTTCCTGCCCGACCCCGAGGCGCTCGACCGGATCCTCGCCAAGGGCGGAGTGTCTTCGGTCATCCTGAACAACCCGCACAACCCCACGGGACGCGTCTACCCGCGCGCGCTCGTCGAGGAGATCGTGCGCGTCGCCGTGAAGCGGCGCGTCTTCGTCCTGTACGACTCCGTCTACCAGCGCCTCGACTACGTCGACTCCTTCGTGAACCCGGCGTTCGCGAACCCCGAGTGGCGCGACTGGGTCGTGACGATGTCGGGCCTGTCGAAGATGGACATGTTCGGCGCGTCGACGGGGACGCGCGCCTGCTGGCTCGTCCTCTCGGACGAGATCCGGTCGAACGGCGTGAGGGCCCGCGAGATCCTCGCGAACCTCTCCGCGTGGCTCGTCGCGACTCCGTCGACGCTCGCACAGGACTGGGCGCTCGCGGCGCTCCAGAGCCCGCTCGCGGCGCTCCGGCGGCCGTCCCCGTACATGCGCGAGCGCCGCGACTTCATGCTGCAGGCGGCCGACGCGCTCGCCCCGCTCGGCGTCGAGCGGACGGACTTCGGCGGCACGTTCTACGCGCCGCTCGCGTTCCCGGGTCTCGTCGGGGCGTCCTTCGACCGGCTCCGCAACGGCGTGAAGGAGCGGGCCGTCGTCAAGACGTCGGTGGACGCGTTCGAGCTCCTGCTCACCGGCGGCGTCGGCGGCATCCCGTTCGCCGCGTTCGCCGGGCCGGACGCCGCGCGCTACGGGACGTGGCAGCGGCTCTCGTACGGCTCGAAGGACGTGCCGGAGCTCGAAGTCTTCATGGACCGCGTGAAGACGCGCATCGAGGCGGCCTCGCGCTTGGGCTCCAGCGCGCCCGCGCCGCCGGCCGGGCGGACGGTCGAGGCGTCCGTGTGGGAGAGCGCCTGCACGGAAGGCGGGTACGACGCGCTCGACGCTCTCGACGCCCGGTCGTTCGCGGAGGCGCGGAGCCGCGCCGCCGCCCGCCCGCAGCAGGGGCCCGCGCGCCTCACGGGCACGAAGCACCCGGACTCGACGGCGCACCGGGCGGAGCAGCTTGCGCGGGCGCTCCGCGCGGCGCCCGAGGGGACGCCCGACCGCGCGCACGAGGCGCTGACGTACCTCGAGTGGAACCCGCTCGTCGACGCGCGCGCGGAGTTCGAGGAGACGATCGCGGACCTCCTCGGGCCCTGCTCGGAGGTCCTGCTCGACTACGAGGGCCGGCAGATCAGCCCGGAGTGGGTGGACGTGCCGGAGAAGGCCGTCCTCGCGCTCCTCCGGCACGGGCTCGTCCCGGGCGAGGACCGGCACCTGCTGTTCCGCGTGCCGAACCCCTGGATCGAGCAGGACGAGGAGAAGATCTCGAAGATCCTCGCGTCCGTCGCGCGCGCGAACGTGCTCTTCCTGCTCGCGTGCGAGAAGCTCGGGATCGTCCCGGCGCGCAACGCGATCTACGAATTGAGCATCCCGCAGGTGAACGCGCGCGCCGAGATCGGCGCCGTCGTCAAGATCGGGACGCTCTACCAGCAGGCCGTGGCCGGCCTCTTCGACGGCCCGCCCGAGCGGATCGACGCGTTCCTCTCGGCCCGGATTCCGCAGGCGCGGCGCGCGGACGTCGTCGCCCGCGTGTCGCGCGTGCGCCTCGTCCCGCTCGTCGAGAACGTCGGCGCCCTCGCGCGCCTCCCGGACCTTCTCGAGGCCTACTACCAGGCGCTCGCGCGCAACCACGGCGCGAGCGACCTCCCGACGCCGCAGGGCCTCCGGACGGGCTTCGACGCGAAGGAGTCCGTCGTCCGCGTCTTCGTCGCGATGTCCGACACCGCGGAGCAGAGCGGCAAGATCGCGACGGACGCCGCGTACACGCTGACGATCGCCGCGCGCGACGAGGCCGAGCGCCGGCTCGCGGAGCGCGCCCACCGGATCGGCGAGCCCGCGCCCCGGGTGACGTTCCTGATCGGCGCGGGCCGTGCCGGGTTCCGCGGCGGCTTCGACCCGGAGCACGAGGGCGTCGTCACGCAGTTCGCGCGCGCGGACGGCGTCACGCTGCAGGGGATCCGCGCGGACTCGCCGGAGGCGACGCTCCGTCTCGCCGCGAAGTTCCGCGAGGCGGCCGCGGCGAAGCGGCCGGCGCCCGCCGTCGGAGCGGGGGAGCGCGAGTCGCTCCTCGAGCTGCTCGAGGCGGGCGTGAAGGCGCACACGGAGACGCTCCTCCGGATCGCGCCGCTCCTCGCGCCGTTCAGCGGGCTCGTCCCGCAGACGCGCGTCAGGATCCGAGCGACGGGCTCCGTGAACTACGGCCGCTCGATCCCCGTCTACCCCGAGGAGTGGGGCGGGGGCCACGGGCTGCCCGACAACCGGGACCTCCGGGACGCGTGGCCGGAGGGCGTGACGCTGCCGCGGGCGATCAACTACAACCTCGGCTGCACGACGCTCGGCCTCCCCGCCGTCACGAGCGACCTCGCGGCGCTCGACAAGCGCGCGGCGGTTCTGCTCGACCGGCAGGTGCCGGGCTACCGGGAGATCCTCGCGAGCGAGCTGCCGCACTTCGTGCGCGAGGCCGTCGCGCTCGTCTTCGGGAAGAAGTTCGCGGAGACGGCCGCGCGCCGGTGTTTGAGGGCCGCGGCGGCGGTGTGGGCGGACGTGCGCTCGCGCGCGGAGCTCGTCGAGCCGACGTGCCTCTTCGCGATGCTCTACCTGCGCTACATGGCGGACGATTCCGACAGCTGGGACGAGACGAAGGAGCACGAGAGCCTCACGACGCGCGAGGAGGAGCTCATCCGGGAGACGTCGAGCGGCGTCTTCGGCGCGCTCTGCGCGGAGAAGCCCGGCGGCCGCTGGACCATCCTCCAGACGCTCGTGGACTCCGAGGAGGCGCCGCGCCTCCTGCTCGCGCGCGAGCTCACGATCGAGGAGAAGCGCGAGTTCGTGGACCTCAGGATCGAGGGCTGGCTCCGCACGCTGCCCGACCCGCTCGCGCGGAGCCTGCGGGCCGCGTGGGCTCCGCTCCGCGAGCTGGGCAAGGACGAGCTGACGCTCCGCGCGACCGAGCAGATGGTCGCGCTGGAGCGTCTCCGCGGCAGCCGCGGGGCCTGAGGGAAGGGTTCAGGGATTCTTCGGCGGGACGCCCGGCGGGAAGCCCTCGAAGAGCTTGTCGATCGCTTTCTGCGTGATCTCGGCCCGGTCCTGCGGCGTCTCGCTGGAGCTCACGTCGCGCGAGGCGGCGCCGCGCCAGACGAGCTCCTTCTCCTTCGTGTCGACGAGATCCACGACGAGCGTGCCCACGGGGACGTCGTAGACACGGGCCGTCGTCCAGCCACCGCCGCCCCAGCCCCCGCCGTAGCCGCGCCAGCCGTAGCCGCCCCATCCCCATCCCCAGCCCGAGTTGTACGTCATGATCTGCTTGTCGTTCTTCAACTTCGTATGGAGGACGACCCACAGGTCGGGCTTCCCGTCCGCTTTGAGGTCCATTTTCGTGAGGCCCTTCGCGGCAAGCGTCTTCTCGATCGCGGCCTCGACGCGCTTCATCTGGAACTCGCCGCGCCCGTGGACGTCCTTGAAGGCGAAGGTCTTGTAGGCGCCGAAGTTCGTGGCAGGGTCGTAATCGACGGTCGTCGTTACGCTCGAACAGCCCGACCCCGCGAGGAGGGCGGCGGCAGCGGCGAGCGCGAGAACGGGAGCAGTGGGATTCCTCACGGGTGGGTCCCTCCGCCGGTTGGACGTGCAAGAGCCTTGCCGGGTTGACACGGCCTCCCGGGGGGACGGCTCAGCGGCCGGACTTGAACGTGTCGCAGGCCCCGACGGTGCCTTCCCGCAGGCCCCTCGTGAACCACTCCGTGCGCTGGGCGGCCGAGCCGTGCGTCCAGCTCTCCGGGTTCACGCGCTGCCCGGCGGCGCGCTGGAGGCGGTCGTCGCCGACGGCCGCCGCCGCGGCGAGCCCCTTCTCGACGTCGCCGTTCTCGAGAATGTTCCGCTCGGCGGTGCCGTGGCCCCAGACGCCCGCGAGACAGTCGGCCTGCAGCTCGAGGCGCACGGAGAGCGCCTTCTCCTGCGAGGGGTTCTGCTCCATGGCCTTCCGGACGCCGCCCTCGATGCCGAGCAGCGTCTGGACGTGGTGGCCGAACTCGTGCGCGATGACGTACGCCTGCGCGAAGTCGCCGGGCGCGCCGAAGCGCTGGCCGAGCTCGTCGAAGAAGCCCATGTCGAGGTAGACCTTGCGGTCGGTGGGGCAGTAGAACGGCCCCATTTGCGCCTGCGCGAAGCCGCAGCCCGAGCGCGTCGCGTCGCGGTAGAGGACGAGCTTTGCGTGCGTGTAGTTGCGCCCGAGCGACGGGAAGACCTGGTCCCACGTCTTCTGCACGTCGTTGACGACGAAGTTCACGAAGCGCGCGCGTTCGTCTTCCTTCGCCGAGGGCGGCGCCACGGGCCGCGAGTCGACGCTCGCCTGAGGAGATCCCCCGCCCTGCGGGGCGAGGAGCGCGAAGAAGTTCTGCTTGAAGATGAGCGAGAGGACGCCGAGCAGGATGATCCCGCCGCAGCCGAGGCGCATGCCGCCGCCTCCGAAGTTGAAGCCGCCGCCGCCGCCTTCGCCCCGCCGGTCCTCGATGTCCGGCCCGAGTCCGCCGCCTTGGTCGTTCCAGCGCATGGGCGCCCCCTTCGGCGGCCGAGTCTAAGCCCCCGGATCCCACGAGGGATTTCGGACTAATGCGTCTGCATCAGGTCCGTCGGCCGACCGGCTCTCGCGTCTAGGGCAAATGCGCACCCGCACACCGCTCTCTTCCCGCCCGAACCGCTCGTCCCGGGCGATCCGCCTGGGGCTCGCCGCCGCTCTCGCCCTGTCGCTCCGGGCCGCCGCCCAGACGGGGCCGGACCAGACCGGCTTCACGTCGGACTTCGAGGACGGCACGCTGAAGGGCTACGTGCTGCCGGACGGCACGACGGTGCGGAACTGGGGCCCGCGCGGCGGCGACGCGGCCGTCGCCAACTCCACGGAGCAGGCCCACGGCGGAACGCGCAGCCTCAAGACGACCGGCCGCCGCCGGCCGTATCAGGGGCCGAGCCTCAACGTCCTCGGGAAGATGACGAAGGGCTTCCGCTACCGCGTCACCGTGTGGGCGCGGCTCGTGGCGGATCCGTCCTTCCCGAGCGTGCCCATGGGCGTGACCCTGCAGCGCACGTATTCGGGCAGCACCACTTACGTGAACGTCGTGCCCCAGGCCACGGTCACGGCCGGCGCGTGGACGAAGCTGTCGGCGCTCTACACGCCCGCCGACGACGCGGACGCGCTCGCTCTTTACGTCGAGACCGGCGAGGCCGACCCGGCCCCGCCCTCGGGCAGCACGACGTACCCCTCGAAGGCTTCCTTCTACGTCGACGAC
Coding sequences within it:
- a CDS encoding TonB-dependent receptor, whose amino-acid sequence is MVFRGLARLSRALVLCPLPLLAAEPAPLPAAAPIAADVVVSAEAAPEPSVSLGAAATVIDAAEIARAKSATVLDLLRTVPGLDVVQSGGAGGVTSLFLRGTSSTQTLVLLDGVTLNSPYFGGTDLSAISTANVERVEVVRGPFSALYGSEAIGGVVQIFTRRAGDAGVSGHASLALGNAGGKEGSLEGGFSEGALSSTFAFRRTLSSGDQFNEFFSGTTLSGALTTRLGEGATAGVVVRRDTGRTGIPTDGAVPTPQRSTSGETTTVEVPLSLSLAKNLSLSASVRYVRDMPGYADPADPFFTSSTTDARRAGGRVAASGTWGAHRLAVGADYERTEVSSESNFGVALDGATSRTFALFAEDRIALAGEKLVATAGARWDDHSAFGGAVSPRVTIAWRALPSLKLRAAAGSAFRAPSLGELYYPYSGNPNLQPERSTGWEVGGELTIAEGVVAEATGFWNDIRDLIQYDAQTFSNANVGHARTRGVEVAVRTAVGDRAFLRASYTYLDAQDLDLDVPLIRRPRNRASLTAGSGFGKGGSWSVTGILVGARTDRDAADFTTVVESPSYFRMDAAVTLPPLVWSLSPWVRVTNVFNREYAEVNGFPAPSRRYLAGIEASF
- a CDS encoding phosphoenolpyruvate carboxylase, with the protein product MRILSTRALSTPEPLVRAFARRVQQEGALDLTQGDYKNSDFAPHPEVVRAAQRITRNTVHSYGPAVGRMDVRSEIADFFNRDGLRDYPTSDVRFLPDEILFTPGTRAGLAIVLEVLGADGSGVVVPRPSWEYDWFIERAGKRVVELPTDAPGFLPDPEALDRILAKGGVSSVILNNPHNPTGRVYPRALVEEIVRVAVKRRVFVLYDSVYQRLDYVDSFVNPAFANPEWRDWVVTMSGLSKMDMFGASTGTRACWLVLSDEIRSNGVRAREILANLSAWLVATPSTLAQDWALAALQSPLAALRRPSPYMRERRDFMLQAADALAPLGVERTDFGGTFYAPLAFPGLVGASFDRLRNGVKERAVVKTSVDAFELLLTGGVGGIPFAAFAGPDAARYGTWQRLSYGSKDVPELEVFMDRVKTRIEAASRLGSSAPAPPAGRTVEASVWESACTEGGYDALDALDARSFAEARSRAAARPQQGPARLTGTKHPDSTAHRAEQLARALRAAPEGTPDRAHEALTYLEWNPLVDARAEFEETIADLLGPCSEVLLDYEGRQISPEWVDVPEKAVLALLRHGLVPGEDRHLLFRVPNPWIEQDEEKISKILASVARANVLFLLACEKLGIVPARNAIYELSIPQVNARAEIGAVVKIGTLYQQAVAGLFDGPPERIDAFLSARIPQARRADVVARVSRVRLVPLVENVGALARLPDLLEAYYQALARNHGASDLPTPQGLRTGFDAKESVVRVFVAMSDTAEQSGKIATDAAYTLTIAARDEAERRLAERAHRIGEPAPRVTFLIGAGRAGFRGGFDPEHEGVVTQFARADGVTLQGIRADSPEATLRLAAKFREAAAAKRPAPAVGAGERESLLELLEAGVKAHTETLLRIAPLLAPFSGLVPQTRVRIRATGSVNYGRSIPVYPEEWGGGHGLPDNRDLRDAWPEGVTLPRAINYNLGCTTLGLPAVTSDLAALDKRAAVLLDRQVPGYREILASELPHFVREAVALVFGKKFAETAARRCLRAAAAVWADVRSRAELVEPTCLFAMLYLRYMADDSDSWDETKEHESLTTREEELIRETSSGVFGALCAEKPGGRWTILQTLVDSEEAPRLLLARELTIEEKREFVDLRIEGWLRTLPDPLARSLRAAWAPLRELGKDELTLRATEQMVALERLRGSRGA
- a CDS encoding DUF4136 domain-containing protein produces the protein MRNPTAPVLALAAAAALLAGSGCSSVTTTVDYDPATNFGAYKTFAFKDVHGRGEFQMKRVEAAIEKTLAAKGLTKMDLKADGKPDLWVVLHTKLKNDKQIMTYNSGWGWGWGGYGWRGYGGGWGGGGWTTARVYDVPVGTLVVDLVDTKEKELVWRGAASRDVSSSETPQDRAEITQKAIDKLFEGFPPGVPPKNP
- a CDS encoding zinc metallopeptidase, which translates into the protein MRWNDQGGGLGPDIEDRRGEGGGGGFNFGGGGMRLGCGGIILLGVLSLIFKQNFFALLAPQGGGSPQASVDSRPVAPPSAKEDERARFVNFVVNDVQKTWDQVFPSLGRNYTHAKLVLYRDATRSGCGFAQAQMGPFYCPTDRKVYLDMGFFDELGQRFGAPGDFAQAYVIAHEFGHHVQTLLGIEGGVRKAMEQNPSQEKALSVRLELQADCLAGVWGHGTAERNILENGDVEKGLAAAAAVGDDRLQRAAGQRVNPESWTHGSAAQRTEWFTRGLREGTVGACDTFKSGR